The following are encoded together in the Triticum dicoccoides isolate Atlit2015 ecotype Zavitan chromosome 6B, WEW_v2.0, whole genome shotgun sequence genome:
- the LOC119322253 gene encoding agamous-like MADS-box protein AGL80, whose protein sequence is MARKKVALRYIRNDSTRLNTLKKRTKNLMKKAGDVATLCNAKACVLVYGEGTTVPEVFPSQAKAVAILNRFKSMTEVPQLKKTMDQETILSQRLVQLRHQVEKIRREREDREARILLHKALVSGDLPGNIAELTTMAWKMELILKSLGERTTNISGQPPVYQAQAPYVTGGMDMGSPMYQALRQQQKGWLDMARSKGDPDAQIYNGHNSGL, encoded by the coding sequence ATGGCTCGCAAGAAGGTGGCCCTCCGGTACATCCGCAATGACTCGACGCGGCTCAATACCTtgaagaagcgtaccaagaacctGATGAAGAAGGCCGGTGATGTGGCCACCTTGTGCAACGCTAAGGCCTGTGTGCTGGTGTATGGCGAGGGCACAACGGTGCCAGAGGTGTTCCCATCCCAAGCCAAGGCGGTGGCTATCCTGAATCGATTCAAGAGCATGACGGAGGTGCCACAACTAAAGAAGACGATGGACCAGGAGACCATTCTTAGCCAGCGCCTCGTACAACTCCGACATCAGGTAGAGAAGATTAGGCGCGAGCGCGAGGACCGTGAGGCCAGGATTCTCTTGCACAAGGCCCTGGTCAGCGGAGACCTCCCAGGAAACATTGCGGAGCTCACAACCATGGCCTGGAAGATGGAGTTAATCCTCAAGAGCCTGGGGGAGCGCACCACGAACATAAGTGGGCAGCCGCCAGTTTACCAAGCCCAAGCACCATATGTCACCGGCGGCATGGACATGGGGTCTCCGATGTATCAGGCGTTGCGGCAGCAGCAGAAGGGATGGCTTGACATGGCGAGGTCCAAAGGGGACCCCGACGCCCAGATCTACAATGGCCACAATAGTGGTCTATGA
- the LOC119324008 gene encoding uncharacterized protein LOC119324008: protein YLLPSGKHESFDICAWTGSVSAQGAALAEFHMDHKGRTYYEVSTDQASMPVRVSVTPHGSPLQGHCPTARCNTGNHCFEHSVPGGNCHGVTEIKIVYYNP from the coding sequence TATCTGCTCCCCAGCGGGAAGCACGAGTCGTTCGACATCTGCGCGTGGACAGGGAGCGTGTCGGCGCAGGGCGCCGCCTTGGCCGAGTTCCACATGGACCACAAGGGCCGGACCTACTACGAGGTGAGCACCGACCAGGCGAGCATGCCCGTACGAGTCTCCGTCACCCCGCACGGCAGCCCGCTGCAGGGACACTGCCCCACCGCTAGGTGCAACACCGGAAACCACTGCTTCGAGCACTCCGTCCCCGGCGGCAACTGCCACGGCGTCACCGAGATCAAGATCGTCTACTACAACCCATAG
- the LOC119326511 gene encoding uncharacterized protein LOC119326511 has product MAMNSTEPLALLLLVALSATTAMTAAGQGSCNGHKVTVQNLCGHDLTLGIEARSNSKALFPNGYLLPSGKHESFDVCAWAGSVSAQGAAMAEFHMDHEGGAYYEVSTDQASMPVRVSITPHGSPLQGHCPTAGCDTGNHCFEHSVPGGNCHGVTEINIVYYNP; this is encoded by the coding sequence ATGGCGATGAATTCCACCGAGCCCCTGGCCCTCCTGCTGCTGGTGGCGCTGTCCGCGACGACGGCCATGACCGCCGCCGGACAAGGCTCCTGCAACGGCCACAAGGTGACGGTGCAGAACCTGTGCGGCCACGACCTGACCCTGGGCATCGAGGCGCGCTCCAACAGCAAGGCGCTCTTCCCCAACGGGTATCTGCTCCCCAGCGGGAAGCACGAGTCGTTCGACGTGTGCGCGTGGGCGGGGAGCGTGTCGGCGCAGGGCGCAGCCATGGCCGAGTTCCACATGGACCACGAGGGCGGGGCGTACTACGAGGTGAGCACCGACCAGGCGAGCATGCCCGTCCGTGTCTCCATCACCCCGCACGGCAGCCCGCTGCAGGGCCACTGCCCCACTGCTGGGTGCGACACCGGCAACCACTGCTTCGAGCACTCTGTCCCCGGCGGCAACTGCCACGGCGTCACCGAGATCAACATCGTCTACTACAACCCATAG